Proteins from a single region of Saccharospirillaceae bacterium:
- the bamE gene encoding outer membrane protein assembly factor BamE yields the protein MRVSILTVLLGFATLTGCAFPGVYKLNVQQGNIVTHDMIEQLEPGMTQRQVEYVMGTPIVQNPYEQQRWDYIYTLEQRDVITKRYHIKVFFDEQGNYSRYEGELPKDESLDKSQVDDLPAQEEKRNLLDTSE from the coding sequence ATGCGAGTGTCAATTCTGACTGTTTTACTGGGTTTTGCAACCCTGACGGGCTGTGCTTTCCCAGGAGTTTATAAGTTAAACGTGCAACAAGGTAATATCGTAACCCATGACATGATCGAACAGCTGGAACCTGGCATGACACAGCGTCAGGTAGAGTACGTGATGGGAACACCGATTGTTCAGAACCCTTATGAGCAACAACGCTGGGACTACATTTATACACTCGAGCAACGAGACGTCATCACCAAGCGCTATCACATTAAGGTTTTCTTTGATGAACAGGGCAATTACAGCCGTTATGAGGGAGAGTTACCCAAGGACGAAAGCCTGGACAAAAGTCAGGTAGACGATCTACCAGCTCAGGAAGAAAAGCGCAATCTGCTGGATACTTCTGAGTAG
- a CDS encoding sodium-dependent transporter, which translates to MNNDKRGMHGIWNNRWTFILAATGSAVGLGNIWKFPYITGENGGGAFVLVYLLCILAAGIPVMLAEVLIGRKTRLSPIHALQNLTDEYEAPKFFRVIGWMGALAGFFILSFYSVIAGWTLEYIGEMAVGTFTGADGDKAGAVFNELLANPVMLTVYHTIFMILTAYVIARGVNKGLENTIRILMPLLFIMLILLLGYAMTTAGFSQALHFLFDFDFSKLTGESIVVALGHSFFTLSLGMGAIMAYGAYMPEKESLGKTVMTVGFLDTLVALVAGIIVFSIVFTNNLEPGAGPGLMFVTFPLALGGLPGGDILGVAFFVLVAIAAWSSAISIAEPAVAWAVERGLGRVQATAVICGLAWLLGIGTVLSFNEWSEVKFFGKTIFDNLDFVSSNIMLPLGGILIAIFVGWFMKESHTAAQVDKDRSLIYSVWRVMVRFVSPIAVGYIFLNGIGFFSWISGLFG; encoded by the coding sequence ATGAATAACGATAAACGGGGAATGCACGGCATTTGGAACAATCGCTGGACCTTTATTTTGGCCGCGACGGGTTCTGCTGTGGGCTTGGGAAATATCTGGAAGTTTCCATACATTACTGGCGAAAATGGCGGCGGTGCATTCGTACTGGTGTACCTGCTGTGTATTCTGGCAGCGGGTATCCCCGTAATGCTGGCGGAAGTACTGATTGGCCGAAAAACACGTTTGAGTCCCATTCATGCGTTGCAAAATTTGACCGACGAATATGAGGCACCCAAATTCTTCCGTGTTATAGGTTGGATGGGAGCTCTGGCTGGCTTCTTTATTCTGTCTTTCTACAGTGTAATTGCTGGCTGGACGCTGGAGTACATCGGTGAAATGGCTGTTGGTACTTTTACTGGTGCTGATGGTGACAAAGCCGGTGCAGTATTTAATGAATTACTGGCTAACCCGGTCATGCTGACCGTTTACCACACTATCTTTATGATTCTGACCGCCTACGTGATTGCGCGTGGTGTGAATAAGGGTCTGGAAAATACCATTCGTATCCTGATGCCGCTGCTGTTCATCATGCTGATCCTGTTACTGGGCTATGCGATGACGACTGCAGGTTTCTCTCAGGCATTACACTTCCTGTTTGACTTCGATTTCAGCAAGCTGACTGGTGAAAGTATTGTTGTGGCACTGGGTCACTCTTTCTTCACTTTGTCTTTGGGTATGGGTGCCATCATGGCATACGGTGCTTACATGCCTGAGAAAGAGTCTCTGGGTAAAACCGTAATGACCGTTGGTTTCCTTGATACTCTGGTTGCACTGGTCGCTGGCATTATCGTGTTCTCTATCGTATTCACCAACAACCTCGAGCCGGGTGCTGGCCCTGGTCTGATGTTTGTGACTTTCCCTCTGGCTCTGGGCGGTCTGCCGGGTGGTGACATTCTGGGTGTTGCTTTCTTCGTTCTGGTCGCAATTGCTGCGTGGAGTTCTGCAATTTCGATTGCTGAGCCAGCGGTCGCATGGGCAGTAGAGCGCGGCCTGGGTCGTGTACAGGCAACAGCGGTTATTTGTGGTCTGGCCTGGTTGCTGGGTATTGGTACGGTACTGTCCTTTAATGAATGGTCTGAAGTTAAGTTCTTCGGTAAGACCATCTTTGATAATCTCGACTTTGTATCATCGAATATCATGCTGCCACTGGGCGGTATTCTGATTGCGATTTTCGTTGGTTGGTTTATGAAAGAAAGCCATACCGCAGCACAGGTAGATAAAGATCGTTCCCTCATTTACAGCGTATGGCGTGTGATGGTGCGTTTTGTATCACCAATTGCAGTCGGTTATATCTTCCTGAATGGCATCGGTTTCTTCAGTTGGATATCGGGATTATTCGGCTAG
- a CDS encoding FAD-binding dehydrogenase produces MVNALSPQVQTTDVLVVGGGIAGIVTTLELLRAGKSVTLVDRDTPERLGGLALWAFGGMALVGTPLQKKMGIPDNPERALRDWIRFGELDETDEHSVAWAKYYVENSCSEVHDWLSKEGIKFAPAVNWVERGLNGDGNSVPRYHVVWGTSRELTRTMIAAMHAANRDGKLTLLHNHSITSLIKEGNSVTGATGTNDATGETIEFRAGTVVLATGGINGSHDEVRKNWPADRAIPDTMLNGAHPFADGNMHREVESRLGGHIVNAGEMWNYAAGFRHPYPHFSGHGLSTIPCKSALWLNHKGERIGPEPMVTGFDTHILCQRVAEQEKPWSWHLLNWRIAAKEFAISGAEHNQRIRDKQFLMFLKETLLGNHRLVKQMATESDDFLVADTLEELAQKMNALTCTHDVSAEQLQQTADDFDANFAKGNQLENDDQIRRILHARQWGPDKLRTCKPAPLQKPGAGPYIAIRMQLITRKSLGGLRTDLDCKVLGNDNHPVNGLYCVGEAAGFGGGGSNGKRSLEGTFLPGCILTARAAARSINGRS; encoded by the coding sequence ATGGTTAATGCACTTTCTCCCCAGGTTCAGACTACGGATGTATTGGTCGTGGGTGGTGGCATCGCTGGTATCGTTACGACTCTCGAGCTGCTGCGTGCTGGTAAGAGTGTCACTCTGGTCGATCGCGATACTCCGGAGCGTCTCGGTGGTTTAGCACTATGGGCCTTTGGCGGCATGGCCTTGGTCGGTACGCCGCTGCAGAAGAAAATGGGGATTCCGGATAACCCGGAACGAGCGCTGCGCGACTGGATTCGCTTTGGCGAACTGGACGAAACCGACGAACACTCAGTAGCCTGGGCTAAATACTACGTTGAAAATTCCTGCAGCGAAGTCCATGACTGGCTGAGCAAGGAAGGCATCAAATTCGCTCCAGCCGTCAACTGGGTAGAACGTGGCTTAAACGGTGATGGCAATAGTGTGCCGCGTTACCACGTCGTCTGGGGCACTTCGCGTGAACTAACCCGCACCATGATTGCTGCCATGCATGCCGCCAACAGGGACGGCAAATTAACCTTGCTGCACAATCACAGCATCACCAGCCTGATTAAAGAAGGCAATAGCGTAACCGGCGCCACTGGCACCAACGATGCCACTGGAGAAACCATCGAATTTCGTGCCGGCACCGTGGTGCTGGCAACTGGCGGTATTAACGGTAGTCACGATGAAGTACGCAAAAACTGGCCAGCGGATCGCGCCATTCCAGACACCATGCTGAACGGCGCTCATCCTTTTGCGGATGGCAATATGCACCGAGAAGTAGAAAGTCGTTTAGGTGGTCATATCGTTAATGCCGGTGAAATGTGGAATTATGCGGCGGGCTTCCGACATCCTTATCCGCATTTTTCCGGGCATGGCTTATCCACCATTCCCTGTAAATCGGCGCTTTGGTTAAACCATAAAGGTGAACGTATTGGGCCTGAACCTATGGTTACCGGGTTCGATACCCATATTTTATGTCAGCGTGTTGCCGAGCAGGAAAAACCCTGGAGCTGGCATTTACTGAACTGGCGTATCGCAGCAAAAGAATTTGCGATTTCCGGTGCGGAGCACAATCAGCGTATCCGCGATAAACAATTTCTGATGTTTTTGAAAGAAACGCTACTCGGCAATCATCGTCTGGTTAAACAGATGGCAACCGAAAGTGATGATTTCCTGGTGGCGGATACCCTTGAAGAACTGGCGCAAAAGATGAATGCATTAACCTGCACTCACGATGTCAGCGCTGAACAGCTACAACAAACGGCCGATGACTTTGACGCAAACTTCGCTAAAGGTAACCAACTGGAAAACGACGACCAGATTCGTCGTATTTTGCATGCACGCCAATGGGGGCCGGATAAATTGCGTACCTGTAAACCAGCACCACTGCAAAAACCCGGCGCAGGTCCGTACATCGCTATTCGTATGCAATTAATTACCCGTAAAAGTCTCGGCGGATTACGTACCGATCTGGATTGCAAAGTGCTGGGTAACGACAACCATCCGGTTAACGGTTTGTACTGTGTCGGAGAAGCTGCAGGTTTTGGTGGCGGTGGCTCAAACGGTAAGCGCTCTCTTGAGGGCACCTTCCTGCCGGGCTGCATCTTAACAGCGCGAGCAGCAGCCCGATCGATTAACGGCCGTAGCTGA
- a CDS encoding acetolactate synthase large subunit: protein MSKKMNGAQALMKTLVDAGVEVCFSNPGTSEMHFVAALDSEPKMRAVLALFEGVATGAADGYARMAGKPAATLLHLGCGLGNGLANLHNARKGKVPMINIVGDHATYHVKYDAQLQSDIETVARNVSPEFVRTSQSTEGLCSDAADALTAARTFPNKISTLILPADVSWGEGAKPATVPAIPAAPVADDAIIEEIAKAIKSGKKTAMLLGGRALREPSLIEAAKVAAKHGVKLFAETFPTRIERGAGLPPVERIAYLAELVGVQLADIKNLITVDAKPPVSFFAYPNKKSYLVPDGCNVFELASEEQDTTKSLNKLVCALDANDTKPALQEASRPGRPRGKLTAEKVCKAVGHFMSEDTIIVDEAITSGLMLNAMTAGAPRHDMITLTGGAIGQGLPNSIGAAIACPDRPVIALIGDGTAMYTNQALWTMAAENLNVTSIIFHNASYSVLNIELERVGADSIGEKAKSQLDLKGAHLNFAQLAQGMGVHGTRVTTADELNKALKYALNHKGPNLIEVMVPESLNGTKRKVLPWVLKSLPGLPLPLTRALKKKIAP from the coding sequence ATGAGCAAAAAGATGAACGGCGCACAGGCACTGATGAAAACCCTGGTCGATGCCGGCGTGGAAGTCTGCTTCAGTAACCCGGGCACCAGTGAAATGCATTTTGTTGCGGCACTCGATAGCGAGCCAAAAATGCGCGCAGTATTAGCTTTGTTTGAAGGTGTGGCAACCGGTGCTGCCGATGGTTACGCTCGTATGGCGGGCAAACCGGCTGCAACGTTGTTACACCTCGGCTGCGGTCTGGGGAATGGCCTGGCAAACCTGCACAATGCCCGTAAAGGTAAAGTGCCAATGATTAATATCGTTGGTGATCATGCGACTTACCATGTGAAATACGATGCACAATTACAGTCGGATATCGAAACCGTCGCCCGTAATGTATCACCGGAATTTGTGCGTACATCACAAAGTACAGAGGGTCTGTGCAGTGACGCAGCTGATGCGTTAACAGCAGCACGAACATTCCCGAATAAAATTTCGACCCTGATTCTGCCCGCTGATGTGTCTTGGGGCGAAGGCGCTAAGCCTGCCACCGTGCCCGCCATTCCTGCGGCACCGGTTGCCGACGACGCAATTATTGAAGAAATTGCCAAAGCCATTAAGTCTGGTAAAAAGACAGCAATGTTGCTGGGGGGTCGTGCCTTACGTGAGCCAAGCCTGATCGAAGCGGCCAAAGTCGCTGCCAAACATGGTGTGAAATTATTTGCGGAAACCTTCCCGACCCGCATCGAGCGTGGTGCAGGTTTACCACCGGTTGAACGAATTGCTTATCTGGCCGAACTGGTTGGCGTACAGCTGGCGGATATTAAAAATCTGATCACCGTAGATGCTAAACCTCCGGTTTCATTCTTTGCTTATCCAAACAAAAAGAGCTACCTGGTACCGGACGGTTGTAACGTATTTGAACTGGCTTCCGAAGAACAGGACACAACCAAAAGCCTGAATAAACTGGTGTGTGCTCTGGACGCCAATGACACCAAGCCTGCTCTGCAGGAAGCCAGTCGTCCAGGTCGCCCTCGCGGGAAATTAACCGCCGAAAAAGTGTGTAAAGCGGTTGGTCACTTTATGTCGGAAGACACCATTATCGTTGACGAAGCAATTACTTCAGGACTGATGTTAAACGCCATGACAGCTGGTGCTCCACGTCACGATATGATCACCTTAACCGGCGGTGCTATTGGTCAGGGTCTACCAAACTCGATTGGTGCCGCCATCGCTTGTCCGGATCGCCCGGTCATTGCACTGATTGGCGATGGCACCGCTATGTACACCAATCAGGCACTGTGGACCATGGCAGCAGAAAACCTGAACGTAACCAGTATTATTTTTCACAATGCTTCCTATTCGGTACTGAACATTGAGCTGGAACGTGTGGGAGCCGATTCCATTGGTGAAAAAGCCAAGTCACAGCTGGATTTGAAAGGTGCTCACCTGAACTTCGCACAACTTGCTCAGGGAATGGGGGTACACGGAACCCGTGTCACCACGGCAGACGAGCTGAATAAAGCGTTGAAATATGCGTTAAATCACAAAGGTCCAAACCTGATTGAAGTCATGGTGCCGGAATCTCTGAATGGCACTAAACGCAAGGTACTGCCCTGGGTACTGAAATCTTTACCAGGTTTACCACTGCCGCTGACACGGGCACTAAAGAAGAAAATTGCTCCGTAA
- a CDS encoding type II toxin-antitoxin system RatA family toxin, producing MTTITRSALVMHTAEQMFNLVNDVRRYPEFLNGCEKTHVIKEGENFIEAELTISKAGVNQSFSTRNTLEPPHRMEMRLLDGPFSRFHGIWHFDPLSDEACKVSLDLDFEMGNRITGMAMAAVFKQVANMMVDSFVKRAEEVYK from the coding sequence ATGACCACCATTACCCGCAGTGCTTTGGTAATGCACACCGCAGAGCAGATGTTTAACCTGGTTAATGACGTGCGCCGCTACCCGGAGTTTCTTAACGGCTGCGAAAAAACTCATGTCATCAAAGAAGGTGAGAACTTCATTGAGGCTGAGCTGACCATTTCAAAAGCGGGTGTTAATCAGAGTTTTTCTACTCGTAATACCCTGGAGCCTCCTCATCGGATGGAAATGAGGCTGCTTGACGGTCCTTTCAGTCGTTTTCACGGCATCTGGCATTTTGACCCATTATCGGATGAAGCCTGTAAGGTATCACTGGATCTCGATTTTGAAATGGGGAATCGGATTACGGGGATGGCCATGGCCGCGGTGTTTAAACAGGTTGCCAATATGATGGTGGATTCCTTCGTAAAACGCGCAGAAGAAGTTTACAAGTAA
- the fur gene encoding ferric iron uptake transcriptional regulator — MSDKNVELRKAGLKVTLPRVKILSILESNPEAHMSAEDVYRSLIDAGEDVGLATVYRVLTQFESAGLVERHNFDGGHSVFELARGDHHDHMVNVDDGTVIEFSNEQIERLQHEIAEEHGFELVDHSLVLYVRKK; from the coding sequence ATGTCCGATAAAAATGTGGAACTGCGCAAGGCAGGCCTGAAAGTCACTCTGCCGCGAGTTAAGATCCTGAGCATTCTGGAAAGTAATCCGGAAGCCCACATGAGCGCGGAAGATGTTTACCGTTCTCTGATTGATGCCGGTGAAGATGTTGGCCTTGCAACGGTTTACCGTGTACTGACTCAGTTCGAAAGCGCTGGCTTGGTTGAGCGTCACAACTTTGATGGCGGCCACTCTGTATTTGAACTGGCTCGTGGCGACCATCACGATCACATGGTGAACGTCGATGATGGTACTGTGATCGAGTTCTCTAACGAGCAGATCGAACGCCTCCAGCACGAAATTGCTGAAGAGCATGGTTTTGAGCTGGTTGACCACAGCCTGGTGCTTTACGTTCGCAAAAAATAA
- the smpB gene encoding SsrA-binding protein SmpB, whose translation MSKKKSKPSGNTIALNKKARHDYFIEDKLEAGIALTGWEVKSLRQGKVQLVDSYIVFHKGEAWLTGALITPLKEASTHVICEPRRERKLLMHRKELDRLQQKIAAKGHTCVCTALYWKGPNVKAEVALAKGKQNHDKRAATKDKDWNKQKERLMKHSVR comes from the coding sequence ATGAGCAAAAAGAAATCAAAGCCGAGCGGCAATACCATTGCCCTCAACAAGAAAGCCCGCCACGATTACTTCATCGAAGACAAACTCGAAGCCGGCATTGCCCTGACAGGCTGGGAAGTAAAATCCCTGCGCCAGGGCAAAGTTCAGCTAGTCGATAGCTACATTGTTTTCCATAAAGGTGAGGCCTGGCTGACCGGTGCATTAATCACGCCGCTAAAAGAAGCGTCGACTCATGTGATTTGCGAACCACGTCGTGAACGCAAACTACTGATGCACCGCAAAGAGCTGGATCGTCTGCAACAGAAGATCGCAGCGAAAGGTCATACCTGCGTGTGTACGGCACTGTATTGGAAAGGCCCAAACGTCAAAGCGGAAGTCGCACTGGCCAAAGGCAAGCAGAACCATGACAAACGTGCTGCCACCAAAGATAAAGACTGGAATAAACAAAAAGAACGTCTGATGAAGCATTCGGTACGCTAA
- a CDS encoding RnfH family protein produces the protein MEDVNMIEIEVAYALPEKQKILKVMVEEGSTIRQAAQQSTIVDEFPDLNLDEAKYGIFGKASRAPDTDTVRDGDRIEIYRPLLIDPKQARANRAAKNKT, from the coding sequence ATGGAAGACGTAAACATGATCGAAATTGAAGTCGCTTACGCGTTACCAGAAAAACAAAAGATTCTTAAAGTTATGGTGGAGGAAGGTTCAACCATTCGCCAGGCCGCACAGCAATCCACCATTGTTGATGAGTTTCCCGATCTGAATCTGGACGAGGCAAAATACGGTATTTTCGGTAAGGCGTCGCGTGCACCAGATACCGATACTGTGCGTGATGGTGATCGGATTGAGATCTATCGACCACTGCTGATTGACCCGAAACAGGCGCGTGCTAATCGTGCGGCAAAAAACAAGACGTAA